From the Candidatus Nealsonbacteria bacterium CG07_land_8_20_14_0_80_39_13 genome, the window TTGAACGGCTTAGCCGAAAAGGCGCTTTGCCTTCCGGATTAAAAATATTATATTCTCTTTTGGGATTATAAAACTGCGACATTTTTTAATTCTATCCCTTTTCCCCTCCCTTTTCAACAAAATCGGGTCGGCAACAGTTAAACATCCCTCGCCACTTGACTTACAAATTTAAAGAGATATAATGATTTTAACTTTTGGATAAACCCAAGAGAAAACTTGCGAGTCGAAGTATCTTGTTTTAAGTAGAGCGACTTCGGAGTTAATTAAAAAGGTCGCTTTAACAAAAAACAAAAACAAAAAAATACTATGGCTTTCGATAACAATCTTCGCCCAATGATTCACGGCAACTGGAAATGTTCTACTTGCGGAGCTGAAATAACAGAACTCCCATTTGAACCATCTCCGGACAGACCGATTTCTTGCAAAGAATGCTGGGCGAAAAAAAGAAATTCCAGTAGAGACAACAGAAGCTTTGCGCCAAGACAAATGGTTCAGGGCAACTGGAAATGCGCTGAATGTGGAGCTGAAATAACAGAACTCCCATTCCAGCCAAAAGATGAATCTACGGTTCACTGCAAAGAATGCTGGATGAAAAAAAGAAACGACAGATAGTCATTCTTTCTTCATCGAGACAAATCCCGCTTTCAGCGGGATTTGTTTTACGCTCCACTCTTAATTTCAATGACATCGCCATCTTTAACGACATAATCTTTGCCCTCGGTGCGAATCAATCCTTTTTCCCTGGCTTGGGAAAAACCGCCGACATCAATCAAGTCTTTCCAGTGAATAACTTCAGCCCTAATAAAATTCTTTTCAAAATCGCTATGTATCGCGCCTCCGGCTTGAGGAGCCTTATCTCCCCTTTTTAATGTCCATGCCCGCGTTTCATCCGGACCGGTGGTCAGAAAAGTTATCAAATCCAGCAATTTATAGGATTCTTTTATTAAATTATCAATTTGCAGATTAGGCGCCAAGCCGAAAGATTCTCTTTCCTCGGGCTTTAAATCAAAGGCTTCAAATTCCGTCAAAACATCAATAAACATATAAGCCCGTTTATTTTTATTAAACAAGTCCAAAACTTCGGCCGGAACATCTTTCCCCACTCCGTTAAAAAGATAAAGCTTCGGCTTCAAAGTTAAAAATTGGTAGCTTCTCAAAATCTTTTGTTCTTCATCGTCCCATGAAAAATCTCGTCCAGAGGACGATCGGCCTATGGCCGAAGTTAAATGCTTCCCTTCCTGAAGAAGAACATAGGCCTTTTTCATCGTCTCCAATTCTTTTATTGCTTCCTTTTTCCCTGCCCGAGCATCCTTTTCCAATCCCTGAATCCTTTTCTCAACCATTTCCATATCCTTCAAAGCCAGCTCTGTTTCCAAAATTTCTTTATCCCTTAAAACGTCTATCGTCGGCTGAACATTAATAATGTTGTCATTCTTGAAACATCTTAAAACATAAATAACGCTGTCAACCTCCCTGATGTTGGCTAAAAATTTATTACCGAGACCCTCCCCCTTACTCGCCCCTTTTACCAATCCGGCAATATCAACAAATTCTACCGTTGCGTAGACCTTTTTAAGCGACTTAGTTAATTCAACTAATTTCTCCACCCTTTCGTCGGGCACGGCCACAACCCCAACATTGGGGTCTATGGTGCAAAAAGGATAATTAGCTTTATCAACTTGTTTTTTTGTAATGGCTTGGAATAAAGTTGACTTGCCGACATTAGGCAACCCGACAATCCCTATTTTCAACGACATATTTCAAAATTTTTAAATTTTAAATTTTAAATTTTTACTATTTTGTGGGGTTCTTTGAAGCCCTTGATTATTCTAATTCTTGAACCGTCTTCTTCCAGCATCTTGAAGAAATCAGTTAATGCTCTTATGACCGCCTTATTGGCCTGTCCCATTATCGGTTTTTCTTTTACCCAAACATCGTAGCTGTCTTCCGCTTTCTTGACTACTTTTGTCTGGTTTGAATCTGCAAATACCCTAACTTTTATCAACATACCTGTCCATTGATCATAACCCAAAATCATCTTCATCGCCAGACAACGCGGATGAAGCCAGCTGGCCGCAGGCGGCTTTTATATTTTGGCCGAAACGATAGCGCCGGGTGGTATGGACCCCCTCTTTTTCCAAAATCTCCTTAAACTGTTCAATCCGCCAAGAAGGAGAAGGAACAAAAACCCCGGTCGGGTTGTAAGAAATCAAATTGACAAAACAAAGAGGTCTTTTCATAATTTTCGCTAATTTATTGACGCAGGAATCAAAATCATTCACGTCTTTTATGAGCAAATACTCAAACATAACTCGGCGTTTCGTTTTTATAATATAATCGTCAACGCTTTTAAGAACACCCTCTAAAGGAGATTTTTCATTAACGGGCATAAGCCTTGAACGCAATTCATCGTCAGGAGCGTGGAGAGAAATAGCCAGATTAACTTGAATTTTTTCCTCGGCTAATTTTTCAATTCCTTCGATTATGCCGGAAGTTGAAATGGAAATGTGACGGGCACCTATATTAAAAGCCTCTTTGCCATTCAGAATCCTTATCACCCCAAGAACGTTTTCATAATTGAGGAAAGGCTCCCCCATCCCCATAAAAACTATATTGGAAACCTTTCCTGCCCGCATCGCTACGCTTTGCTTGCGAAGCGTTGCAGGCGGGTCCTTTTTTAAATAACGGCTGAAAAATAAAACTTGCTCCAAAATTTCATATTGGGCAAGATTTCTCTTAAAGCCTAATTTCCCTGTGGCGCAGAAAGAGCAATTCAAGGGACAGCCGACTTGCGAAAAAACACAGACGGTATTCCGGCTATCTTTGTGCTTCATCAAAACCGACTCAATTACTGCCCCGTCGTTTAATTTAAGCGCAATTTTAATTGTATTTTTATCCTCGGTAAAAAATATTTCCGCATCAATGCCGATGGGACAATCCTCATTCAGTTTTTCCCGTAGAGGCAAGGGCAAGACAAGCGCCTCCTTCCAATCCTCAATCAAATCAACGAACAAACTTCTTTTAGCTTGCTTCAGGCGATAAGCCGGCTCATTTATAAAAACGCTTTCCAATTTTTCCAAATCCATATTCTTAAATTACATAAGGACAGCGACTTCGTTCTCCCTAACCTCCAAAATACCCCTCTCCACTTCCCAGCTGTTTTTCCCGCCGTCTTTTGTTTCTATCCTTATTTGCCCGCTTTTCAAAAAAGTAAGAAGAGGGGCATGATCAGGGAGAATCATCAAATCACCCTCTACCCCCGGCAAAAAAACCGCAGAGACCTCTCCTTGAAAAATAATTTTGTTGATGGCGAATATGCTTAAAAACATTTTTAGATTCTGCTTTTAGATTCTGCCCTTCATATAAAACTCTTCCTCCCTTAAATCATCAAGCTTGCCTGATACAATTTTTTCAAAATCTTCCACTGTCTCTTCTATCTTTAAATATTGCCCCGGTATTCCACTGAAGACCTCAGCAACGTGAAGCGGTTGGGAAAGAAATTTTTGAATTTTCCTGGCCCGATTGACAATCCTCTTATCTTCTTCCGACAACTCTTCCAGTCCTAAAATAGAAATGATGTCTTCCAGTTCCTTATATCTTTTCAAAACCCTAACCACCTCTTTCGCCACTGTGTAATGCCTCTCTCCGACAATTTCCGGCCTTAAAATCATAGAAGAACTTTCCAACACATCAATGGCCGGATAAATTCCCTTGTCAGCTAAAGAACGCGCCAGAACAATTATTCCGTCAAGATGATTAAATATGGAAACAACAGCCGGATCGGTCAAATCGTCAGCCGGAACAAAGACAGCTTGAATGGCGGTTAATGAGCCGTTCTTAGTTGAAGTAATTCTTTCTTCTATTTGAGCTATTTCAGAAAAGAGAGTCGGCTGATATCCTGTTTGGGAAGGAATTCTGCCCAAAAGAGCGGAGACCTCGTTCCCTGCCTGAATAAATCTGAAAATGTTGTCCATAAAAACCAGAACATCTTTATTCTCAACGTCTCTGAAATGTTCAGCCATCGTCAATCCTGTAAAAGGCGTACGGAACCTGACTCCCGATGTTTCGTTCATCTGTCCGAAAACCAAAGCGCAATTTTTCAACACTCCGCTCTTTTCCATCTCCCTGATGATTTCATTTCCCTCCCTTGACCTCTCTCCGATGCCGGCGAAAACCGAGACACCCCTGTGGACTTGAGCGAT encodes:
- the rlmN gene encoding 23S rRNA (adenine(2503)-C(2))-methyltransferase RlmN — encoded protein: MDLEKLESVFINEPAYRLKQAKRSLFVDLIEDWKEALVLPLPLREKLNEDCPIGIDAEIFFTEDKNTIKIALKLNDGAVIESVLMKHKDSRNTVCVFSQVGCPLNCSFCATGKLGFKRNLAQYEILEQVLFFSRYLKKDPPATLRKQSVAMRAGKVSNIVFMGMGEPFLNYENVLGVIRILNGKEAFNIGARHISISTSGIIEGIEKLAEEKIQVNLAISLHAPDDELRSRLMPVNEKSPLEGVLKSVDDYIIKTKRRVMFEYLLIKDVNDFDSCVNKLAKIMKRPLCFVNLISYNPTGVFVPSPSWRIEQFKEILEKEGVHTTRRYRFGQNIKAACGQLASSALSGDEDDFGL
- a CDS encoding DNA-directed RNA polymerase, translating into MVQGNWKCAECGAEITELPFQPKDESTVHCKECWMKKRNDR
- a CDS encoding F0F1 ATP synthase subunit beta, translating into MAKIIQILGPVVDIQFDEEEKLPQIFDALLVQKNKLILETEQHLGGGRVRCVALGSTDGLSRSDEVVSSGSPVKVPTGKETLGRVFNAMGEVIDGKGPLKSGDLKSIHKKSPAFKDQKTKIEILETGIKAIDLLIPLPKGGKIGLFGGAGVGKTVIIQELIRNIAQVHRGVSVFAGIGERSREGNEIIREMEKSGVLKNCALVFGQMNETSGVRFRTPFTGLTMAEHFRDVENKDVLVFMDNIFRFIQAGNEVSALLGRIPSQTGYQPTLFSEIAQIEERITSTKNGSLTAIQAVFVPADDLTDPAVVSIFNHLDGIIVLARSLADKGIYPAIDVLESSSMILRPEIVGERHYTVAKEVVRVLKRYKELEDIISILGLEELSEEDKRIVNRARKIQKFLSQPLHVAEVFSGIPGQYLKIEETVEDFEKIVSGKLDDLREEEFYMKGRI
- a CDS encoding redox-regulated ATPase YchF codes for the protein MKIGIVGLPNVGKSTLFQAITKKQVDKANYPFCTIDPNVGVVAVPDERVEKLVELTKSLKKVYATVEFVDIAGLVKGASKGEGLGNKFLANIREVDSVIYVLRCFKNDNIINVQPTIDVLRDKEILETELALKDMEMVEKRIQGLEKDARAGKKEAIKELETMKKAYVLLQEGKHLTSAIGRSSSGRDFSWDDEEQKILRSYQFLTLKPKLYLFNGVGKDVPAEVLDLFNKNKRAYMFIDVLTEFEAFDLKPEERESFGLAPNLQIDNLIKESYKLLDLITFLTTGPDETRAWTLKRGDKAPQAGGAIHSDFEKNFIRAEVIHWKDLIDVGGFSQAREKGLIRTEGKDYVVKDGDVIEIKSGA
- the atpC gene encoding ATP synthase F1 subunit epsilon, translated to MFLSIFAINKIIFQGEVSAVFLPGVEGDLMILPDHAPLLTFLKSGQIRIETKDGGKNSWEVERGILEVRENEVAVLM